The Manis javanica isolate MJ-LG chromosome 4, MJ_LKY, whole genome shotgun sequence genome contains a region encoding:
- the CAVIN1 gene encoding caveolae-associated protein 1 produces the protein MEDTQLHIIEQPLPEYPDAGDPGSSSLGAPAAEEPSGAGSEELIKSDQVNGVLVLSLLDKIIGAVDQIQLTQAQLEERQAEMEGAVQSIQGELSKLGKAHATTSNTVSKLLEKVRKVSVNVKTVRGSLERQAGQIKKLEVNEAELLRRRNFKVMIYQDEVKLPAKVSISKSLKESEALPEKEGDELGEGERPEEDTAALELSSDEAVEVEEVIEESRAERIKRSGLRRVDDFKKAFSKEKMEKTKVRTRENLEKTRIKTKENLEKTRHTLEKRMNKLGTRLVPAERREKLKSSRDKLRKSFTPDHVVYARSKTAVYKVPPFTFHVKKIREGEVEVLKATEMVEVGADDEEGGAERGEAADLLRGSSPDVHALLEITEESDAVLVDKSDSD, from the exons ATGGAGGACACCCAGCTCCATATCATCGAGCAGCCGCTTCCCGAGTACCCCGACGCCGGAGACCCGGGGTCCTCCTCCCTGGGGGCACCAGCGGCGGAGGAGCCGTCGGGGGCCGGCTCTGAAGAGCTAATCAAGTCGGACCAGGTGAACGGCGTGCTGGTGCTGAGCCTTCTGGACAAAATCATCGGCGCGGTCGACCAGATCCAACTGACCCAAGCCCAACTGGAGGAGCGGCAGGCGGAGATGGAGGGCGCCGTGCAGAGCATCCAGGGAGAGCTGAGCAAGCTGGGCAAGGCGCACGCCACCACCAGCAACACCGTGAGCAAGTTGCTGGAGAAGGTGCGCAAGGTCAGCGTCAACGTGAAGACCGTGCGCGGCAGCCTGGAGCGCCAGGCGGGCCAGATCAAAAAGCTGGAGGTCAACGAGGCCGAGCTGCTGCGGCGCCGCAACTTTAAAGTCATGATTTACCAG GACGAAGTGAAACTGCCGGCCAAAGTAAGCATCAGCAAGTCGCTGAAGGAGTCGGAGGCGCTGCCTGAGAAGGAGGGCGACGAGCTGGGCGAGGGCGAGCGGCCCGAGGAGGACACGGCGGCGCTCGAGCTGTCGTCGGATGAGgcagtggaggtggaggaggtcaTTGAGGAGTCGCGCGCCGAGCGCATCAAGCGCAGCGGCCTGCGGCGCGTGGACGACTTCAAGAAGGCCTTCTCCAAGGAGAAGATGGAGAAGACCAAGGTGCGCACCCGCGAGAACCTGGAGAAGACCCGCATCAAGACTAAGGAAAACCTGGAGAAGACGCGGCACACGCTGGAGAAGCGCATGAACAAGCTGGGCACGCGCCTCGTCCCAGCGGAGCGGCGCGAGAAGCTCAAGTCCTCGCGCGACAAGCTGCGCAAGTCCTTCACGCCCGACCACGTGGTCTACGCGCGCTCTAAGACGGCGGTGTACAAGGTCCCACCCTTCACGTTCCACGTCAAGAAGATCCGCGAGGGCGAGGTGGAGGTGCTGAAGGCCACTGAgatggtggaggtgggggccGACGACGAGGAGGGCGGTGCGGAGCGCGGCGAGGCTGCCGACCTGCTGCGAGGGAGCAGCCCCGACGTGCACGCGCTGCTGGAGATCACCGAGGAGTCCGACGCCGTCTTGGTGGACAAGAGCGACAGCGACTGA